CGGGGCTGGCTCTGCCGGGGTGGGCCCAGGCGACGTTGCAATCCTGGCGGTATGACGCCCAAAGGCAGCAGTTGCACTTCCAAACGGACCACCCTACCCAACCCCAGGTGCAGGTGGTGGGGCAACAGCGGGTGGTCATTGACCTGCCGGCAACCCGTTGGCCCTATCCCCCGGTTGAGCAGTCCTTCGGTTCGACGACGGTGCGGGTCGCCCAGTATCAACCGGAAGTCGTGCGGTTGGTGGTGGCCTTGCCGCAGGTTATTAGCACTGACCAGGTGCGGTTACAACTCCAGGGCCAGGGATGGTCGGTGGACTGGTCAAGGCCCCCAGGGGTCAGGACCGTGCTCCAAGCGGCCCAGCGCCAGGGGCAAGGGATTTTACTGCACCTCAGCGGTCCGGCGGTGGGGGGACGCGTAACCCGCTCCCTCGACCGGCAATGGTTGTATGTGGATTTACCCAACACCGGCCTCAGTAGGGAATTGCAAAACCAAACCCGTCCCTACAACCTGCGGGCGGAAATCACCAGCACTGGTCACACCCGGCTGATGCTCGAAGTCCGCACCGGCGACCCGGATTGGCAGCTCGTCAGGGTCCCCCAGGGTCTGTTACTGCGACCCGCACCGGTCGTTACTCGTCCCCCGGGGAGCACCCCCAACCGCTCCCGTTTTGTGGTGTTTCTCGACCCGGGTCATGGGGGCAGCGATCCCGGGGCCATTGGTCGGGGGGGGATCCGTGAAAAAGACATCGTCCTGGACATCAGTCGGCGGGTGGCTCGTCTGTTAGAGGCCCAAGGGGTGCGCACAGTGTTGTCTCGCAATCGGGATGTAGATATGGATTTGGCACCCCGGGTGGCTTTGGCGGAACGGGTCAGGGCCACCGTGTTCGTCAGCCTTCACGCCAATGCGCTGCACCTGAGCCGTCCCGATGTCAACGGCGTAGAAACCTACTACTACCAAACGGGACAATGGCTGGCCCGCAGTATTCACAAAAACGTTTTGCGACAAACCAATGCACGGGATCGGGGCGTTCGCCAGGCCCGTTTTTACGTCCTGCGCCGGAGTTCTATGCGGGCGACGTTGGTGGAGGTGGGCTATGTCACCGGTGCCGAGGACGCTCCCCGTCTGGCTCATCCCACCTATCGGCAGCAAATTGCCCAGGGCATTAGCCAAGGCATTATTCGTTACCTGGACAACCTGGCCCGCCAACAAATGAAGTAGGGGTGGGCGCGGTAAAAGCCGATGGCCGTCCTGGAGGGGCGCGTGGTGTCTCCAGCGGGATTCCCAGGCCCGATCCCCACAAACGCACGATTCGCCTCCTGCAAACTCTGAACCAGCAGGACATGCCCAACCGCGAGTGGCATCTCGGAGACGACAGCGTTTTACGCCCTGCAGCTCAGAGTCATCTCGAGAACCCCTTAGACCCCCGTTCTAACCAGACCTATCAGTGATCCATGATTCGTTCAACAACGTCACGCCCTGCAATTCGTGGGGACCGGCATTTTCACCACAGCACAGAAAACGCAAGTTTTTTGTCACTGATGAAACAACCTTAAAACCGCAACTTTCAGCGATTTTTGCAAGCTCAGCCCTTGGGCATGCACCCAATCCAGTGAAACAGATTTGGGGACGATTGTCTGGTGGCTTCTTTTTTTGGGCCTTTTAGATCAATTGCCCTGTCTCCGCCTCGGTGAGTTTTGCGATTTCTCCCCCGGTCAAATCGGACCTTGACAGCAGAATCTTTTTCGCCTTTTCACTCACCATAGGCCAGTTCAGCTCCAGAACCCCTCCCAATCAGGACATTGGGTTCCTTCCACACCGTAGGGGTGCATGGCACACACCAGAATCTGGCCGTTATAGACCTGACCGTGATAATGCTTGCAGCCGACGCAGGCCGGTTGGTTCATCAGCAACGGGTCCAGCGTGCGGGCTAAAGGTTGGGCCAAGCCGGAGAGAGCCTCTTCCAACCAAACCGTGGTTTCAGTAATGGAGGTCTCCCACTCCCACAGCATGTCTTCAACCTGGTCATTCCAGGTCTCCAGCTTCTCCAGCCATTGTTGGACCTGGTTTTCCCAATCCAGAATGACTTCTACCAACGAACCACTCAGTCGTTGCCACCAGTCCGGCATCGGTCTTTCTCCCCCCGCTTTAATCGGTCACCTCCTGCCCCACTAGGATCACCCGCTGTTGCTGGCCCTTGCCCAAGACCACCTCCCGCTCCCGCACTTCCCTAAGTTGCCAGGGGGTGGACCCAATGGTTTCTCCAATAGAGACGTTCTGGGTGGTGTCGCCGATTTGAAACATCGCCACCGACTGGGGACCCATCTGCAACAGACCCACCAACACCGGGCGAGGACCGGGCTGGGGTGGCGGTAGGGTTGGAGAAACCACAGGGCTAGGGGGAACGATAGCTACTGGTGTAGGGACTACCGGCGGTTGGGGCATGGGCTTGACGACAACCGGCAGCGGGGGCGGCGGCAAAGAGACTGATGCTGGTGTAGGTTTGGGCTGAGGTGCAGGGGGTTTTTCGGGGATGTGGTCCAGGGCCTGATCCAAATAGGCAATAAATTCACCGTGGGGTGATGCAGCAAGTTGCGCCGCCGGTCGTGCTTGCCAACTGCGTTGCCAACCCCAGGTGCCCAGCATCACCACCACCCCTAACCCCAGCCAAATCCACCAGGGCAGGTC
This genomic interval from Gloeomargarita sp. SRBZ-1_bins_9 contains the following:
- a CDS encoding N-acetylmuramoyl-L-alanine amidase; this translates as MGEAKGCEVRFWGGWGTVGLVVAGLALPGWAQATLQSWRYDAQRQQLHFQTDHPTQPQVQVVGQQRVVIDLPATRWPYPPVEQSFGSTTVRVAQYQPEVVRLVVALPQVISTDQVRLQLQGQGWSVDWSRPPGVRTVLQAAQRQGQGILLHLSGPAVGGRVTRSLDRQWLYVDLPNTGLSRELQNQTRPYNLRAEITSTGHTRLMLEVRTGDPDWQLVRVPQGLLLRPAPVVTRPPGSTPNRSRFVVFLDPGHGGSDPGAIGRGGIREKDIVLDISRRVARLLEAQGVRTVLSRNRDVDMDLAPRVALAERVRATVFVSLHANALHLSRPDVNGVETYYYQTGQWLARSIHKNVLRQTNARDRGVRQARFYVLRRSSMRATLVEVGYVTGAEDAPRLAHPTYRQQIAQGISQGIIRYLDNLARQQMK